A single window of Eucalyptus grandis isolate ANBG69807.140 chromosome 1, ASM1654582v1, whole genome shotgun sequence DNA harbors:
- the LOC104434564 gene encoding transcriptional regulator STERILE APETALA, with product MSSTSSSSEDGGGAARRRGGDYEGPSTSRRRRGVNEVWPEPFLENLAAQVAIEEARSGGRLAVAPSLVNLFLVCSTWRNVSSSDLLWAGLTQRIWGRTHRTHPTWRDEFIYCHRTAANFRSRRSVYATLHFDPSEVNGDPYGLICRCLTLSELHLACGFADGSVRLFDLATRLHIATYQAPHRGGLGLHSRAVSGIVMSDSRLVFATLGGDIHVVMIDGGAPLRGAHVGDLVTDGVLVEFAGCGRWWVGLYAGVPGRAFHIWDSNTEEQVYVGGDLTDGESVAGWRMLTDLTQIVGRLRVTRQESAVAATSTRVLVIDLSGHGTPLRDLNYTRRGLIVTSVDADGDAYIVVDTRGLAVVRHVGRREDICRLNVRGAAHSRVMGCMNQGYALMCLAGAIRVWEVERGAQLYDLAVGIGEVSAIVASERHVAAYSNDSTIHLWDFGAE from the exons ATGTCTTCGACGTCGTCCTCGTCGGAAGACGGTGGcggggcggcgaggaggaggggCGGGGACTACGAAGGCCCTTCGACCTCGAGGCGTCGCCGCGGCGTCAACGAAGTTTGGCCCGAGCCATTTCTCGAGAACCTCGCGGCACAGGTCGCCATCGAGGAGGCGCGCTCTGGGGGACGTCTCGCCGTCGCTCCTTCGCTTGTCAACTTATTTCTG GTGTGCTCCACGTGGCGAAATGTTTCGAGCTCGGATCTCCTGTGGGCCGGTCTCACCCAACGCATATGGGGCCGGACACACCGCACCCATCCCACATGGCGCGACGAGTTCATCTACTGCCATCGGACGGCTGCGAATTTCCGGTCTCGGCGATCCGTCTATGCCACCCTCCACTTCGACCCTTCGGAGGTGAACGGGGATCCGTATGGGCTTATATGCCGCTGCCTCACTCTGTCTGAACTCCACCTTGCTTGTGGCTTTGCCGATGGGAGCGTTCGCCTCTTCGACCTCGCCACGCGCCTCCACATTGCCACCTACCAAGCCCCCCACCGGGGCGGACTCGGTCTACATTCACGTGCAGTCTCCGGCATCGTCATGAGTGATTCGCGACTCGTATTTGCCACGCTGGGTGGAGATATCCACGTGGTCATGATCGACGGCGGAGCCCCATTGCGTGGGGCCCACGTCGGTGATCTGGTCACCGACGGGGTATTGGTGGAATTTGCGGGATGCGGCCGGTGGTGGGTGGGCCTCTACGCGGGCGTACCGGGCAGGGCCTTCCACATATGGGACAGTAATACAGAGGAGCAAGTCTACGTGGGCGGGGATTTGACCGACGGGGAATCGGTAGCGGGGTGGCGAATGCTGACTGATTTGACTCAGATCGTGGGTCGTCTCCGCGTCACGCGGCAAGAATCAGCGGTGGCGGCCACGAGCACGAGAGTACTTGTCATCGACCTGAGTGGCCACGGGACGCCGTTGCGCGATCTGAATTACACTAGAAGAGGGCTCATTGTGACCTCGGTCGACGCCGATGGAGATGCCTACATTGTCGTCGACACGCGAGGGCTTGCCGTTGTGCGCCATGTGGGCAGGCGGGAGGATATATGTAGGTTGAACGTGAGGGGGGCAGCGCACAGTCGAGTCATGGGGTGCATGAACCAGGGGTACGCGCTAATGTGCCTAGCGGGTGCGATTAGGGTCTGGGAGGTGGAACGCGGGGCCCAATTGTACGACCTTGCGGTGGGGATAGGCGAGGTCAGCGCGATTGTGGCCAGCGAGCGCCATGTGGCGGCATACTCTAATGATTCGACCATACATCTATGGGATTTCGGCGCGGAGTAG